The following coding sequences are from one Burkholderia stabilis window:
- the ctaD gene encoding cytochrome c oxidase subunit I — MPYAPTDHLPQSFWTRYVWSQDHKVIAVQYSLTAIAIGLVGLVLSDLMRLQLGFPGKFAFIDASHYYQFVTMHGMIMVIYLLTALFLGGFGNYLIPLMLGARDMVFPFLNMLSYWVYLLAVLVLVSSFFVPGGPTGAGWTLYPPQAILPGTPGVEWGIVLMLVSLAIFIVAATMGGLNYVTTTLQARARGMTLMRMPLTVWGIFIATILALLAFPALFVSAVMMLLDRTLGTSFFMPAVVSMGQTLKHAGGSPLLFQHLFWFFGHPEVYIVALPAFGIVSDLISTHARKNIFGYRMMVWAIIVIGVLSFVVWAHHMFIAGMNPYFGFFFATTTLIIAVPTALKVYNWVLTLWRGDIHLTVPMLFAIGFISTFVLGGLTGLYLGNVSVDIPLSNTYFVVAHFHMVMAVSPILVVFGGIYHWYPKVTGRMLDDTLGRAHFWITFVGTYAIYFPMHYLGILGMPRRYYAYEGYSFIPHSAQTLNTFITVVALIVAAAQLLFLFNLAWSLAHGKRADGNPWRATTLEWQTPQTPPAHGNWGAEAPVVYRWAYEYSPPGHEEDFIPQNQPPETAPETARPTLHPGEARE; from the coding sequence ATGCCCTACGCGCCCACCGACCATCTCCCGCAAAGCTTCTGGACCCGCTATGTCTGGAGCCAGGACCACAAGGTCATCGCCGTGCAGTATTCGCTGACGGCCATCGCGATCGGGCTGGTCGGTCTCGTGTTGTCGGACCTGATGCGGTTGCAGCTCGGCTTTCCGGGCAAGTTCGCTTTCATCGACGCCAGCCACTACTACCAGTTCGTCACCATGCACGGGATGATCATGGTGATCTACCTGCTGACGGCGCTGTTCCTGGGCGGCTTCGGCAACTACCTGATCCCGCTGATGCTGGGCGCGCGCGACATGGTGTTCCCGTTCCTCAACATGCTGAGCTACTGGGTCTACCTGCTGGCCGTGCTGGTGCTGGTGTCCAGCTTCTTCGTGCCGGGCGGCCCGACCGGCGCGGGCTGGACGCTGTATCCGCCGCAGGCCATCCTGCCGGGCACGCCGGGCGTGGAATGGGGCATCGTGCTGATGCTGGTGTCGCTGGCGATCTTCATCGTCGCGGCCACGATGGGCGGCCTGAATTACGTCACCACCACGCTGCAGGCACGCGCCCGCGGCATGACGCTCATGCGCATGCCGCTCACCGTGTGGGGCATCTTCATCGCGACCATCCTGGCGCTGCTGGCGTTTCCGGCGCTGTTCGTGTCGGCGGTGATGATGCTGCTCGACAGGACGCTCGGCACCAGCTTCTTCATGCCGGCCGTGGTGTCGATGGGGCAGACGCTCAAGCACGCGGGCGGCAGCCCGCTGCTGTTCCAGCACCTGTTCTGGTTCTTCGGGCACCCGGAGGTCTACATCGTCGCGCTGCCGGCCTTCGGCATCGTGTCCGACCTCATCAGCACGCACGCGCGCAAGAACATCTTCGGCTACAGGATGATGGTGTGGGCCATCATCGTCATCGGCGTGCTGAGCTTCGTGGTCTGGGCGCACCACATGTTCATCGCCGGCATGAACCCGTACTTCGGCTTCTTCTTCGCCACCACCACGCTCATCATCGCCGTCCCGACCGCGCTCAAGGTCTACAACTGGGTGCTGACGCTGTGGCGCGGCGATATCCACCTGACCGTGCCGATGCTGTTCGCCATCGGCTTCATCAGCACCTTCGTGCTGGGCGGGCTGACCGGGCTCTACCTCGGCAACGTGAGCGTGGACATTCCGCTGTCGAATACGTACTTCGTGGTCGCGCACTTCCATATGGTGATGGCCGTGTCGCCGATCCTGGTGGTGTTCGGCGGCATCTACCACTGGTATCCGAAGGTGACGGGCCGCATGCTCGACGACACGCTCGGGCGCGCGCACTTCTGGATCACCTTCGTCGGCACCTATGCGATCTACTTCCCGATGCACTATCTCGGTATCCTGGGCATGCCGCGGCGGTATTACGCGTATGAAGGCTACAGCTTCATTCCGCATTCGGCGCAGACGCTCAACACGTTCATCACCGTCGTGGCGCTGATCGTTGCGGCGGCGCAGTTGCTGTTCCTGTTCAACCTCGCCTGGAGCCTCGCGCACGGCAAGCGTGCCGACGGCAACCCGTGGCGGGCGACCACGCTGGAATGGCAGACGCCGCAAACGCCGCCGGCGCACGGCAACTGGGGCGCCGAGGCGCCCGTCGTCTACCGCTGGGCGTACGAATACAGCCCGCCGGGGCACGAGGAAGATTTCATCCCGCAAAACCAGCCGCCCGAGACGGCGCCCGAAACGGCCCGCCCGACGCTGCACCCCGGCGAGGCGCGCGAATGA